A stretch of Castanea sativa cultivar Marrone di Chiusa Pesio chromosome 2, ASM4071231v1 DNA encodes these proteins:
- the LOC142624712 gene encoding putative enoyl-CoA hydratase 1, peroxisomal yields MERSESEKLILVNREPNGIAYVTINRPKSLNSLTKSMMTDMAQAFKSLDRDGSVRVIILSGAGRAFCSGVDLTSAEEVFKGDVKDLEADPVVQMERARKPIIGAIGGFAVTAGFEIALACDIVVAAKGAKFIDTHARFGIFPSWGLSQKLSRIIGPNKAREVSLTAMPLTAEVAERLGFVNYVVEEGELLKKAREIGEGILKNNQDLVLRYKSVINDGLKLDLGHALALEKERAHDYYNGMTKEQFEKMQQFIAGRSSKKPSSKL; encoded by the exons atggagcGTTCCGAATCGGAAAAGCTTATACTGGTAAATCGCGAACCGAACGGGATCGCATACGTGACGATAAACCGTCCGAAGTCACTGAACTCGTTGACCAAGTCGATGATGACGGACATGGCCCAAGCGTTCAAGTCCCTAGACCGTGACGGTTCGGTCCGGGTCATAATTCTATCCGGGGCGGGTCGAGCTTTCTGTTCTGGCGTGGACCTGACATCGGCTGAGGAAGTTTTCAAGGGGGACGTGAAGGATTTAGAGGCCGACCCGGTGGTCCAGATGGAGCGGGCCCGTAAGCCCATAATCGGAGCCATTGGTGGGTTCGCGGTCACTGCTGGGTTCGAAATCGCGCTTGCTTGTGATATTGTGGTCGCTGCTAAAGGTGCCAAGTTCATTGACACGCATGCAAG GTTTGGAATATTTCCTTCATGGGGCCTCTCTCAGAAGCTTTCACGCATAATTGGTCCCAACAAAGCACGTGAGGTTTCCCTAACAGCTATGCCACTAACTGCAGAAGTAGCTGAGAGGTTGGGCTTTGTCAACTATGTTGTTGAAGAAGGTGAATTGTTGAAGAAAGCCAGAGAAATTGGTGAAggcattttgaaaaataatcaaGACTTGGTGTTGAGGTACAAATCAGTCATAAATGATGGCCTCAAGCTGGATTTGGGTCATGCTCTTGCATTGGAAAAG GAGAGGGCTCATGACTATTACAACGGAATGACCAAGGAGCAGTTTGAGAAGATGCAGCAATTCATAGCAGGTCGGAGCTCAAAGAAACCTTCTTCAAAGCTGTAG
- the LOC142624906 gene encoding uncharacterized protein LOC142624906: MGGRTIEVFSDSRLVVGQINEELEARDLRMQGYLSQVRHLQSRFKSFTLQKIPRNKNTHADSLATLTTSSAQSLPQVILVKDFCKPTEMKREKAQIHQIRVGPSWMDPIMLFLKDDILFEKKGKANKVRRKAPWFWLFEDQNLYKCSFSRPYLLCIHLEVVEPLLEELHKGICGGHMGGRSLSHKALTQGYWCKYAKGSTRIREEV; this comes from the coding sequence ATGGGAGGAAGAACAATAGAGGTATTTTCAGATTCAAGGTTAGTTGTTGGCCAGATAAATGAAGAATTGGAAGCTAGGGATTTGAGGATGCAAGGATATTTGAGTCAAGTTAGGCACCTACAATCAAGGTTTAAGTCTTTCACCTTACAGAAAATCCCtagaaacaaaaacacacatgCAGATTCTCTTGCCACTCTCACAACCTCCTCGGCACAAAGTTTACCTCAGGTTATCCTGGTCAAGGATTTTTGTAAGCCCACTGAGATGAAGAGGGAGAAGGCTCagattcatcaaattagggtagggcctagttggatggatcccatTATGCTGTTCCTTAAGGATGACATCTTGTTTGAGAAGAAGGGGAAGGCCAATAAAGTGCGGAGAAAAGCTCCTTGGTTTTGGTTGTTTGAGGATCAGAATTTGTACAAGTGCTCTTTCTCtagaccatatttgctatgcatcCATCTTGAAGTAGTAGAGCCACTCCTAGAAGAGCTACATAAGGGGATTTGTGGAGGCCATATGGGAGGCAGATCATTGTCTCACAAGGCCCtcactcagggatattggtgcaAATATGCAAAAGGGAGTACAAGAATAcgtgaagaagtgtga
- the LOC142624907 gene encoding putative ubiquitin-conjugating enzyme E2 38, producing MKEFKQFDIVSDYSDHYFASSNLSLFGKKKDCFTNANCSVLKRIMQEWKILENNLPETIYVRVYDQRMDLLRAVIVGAAGTPYHDGLFFFDFSFPPDYPNSPPNAHYHAHGMRLNPNLYSNGKVCLSLLNTWIGEKEARWNPRSSTILQVLVSLQGLVLNRKPFYNEPGRPIFPNEKLSRSYNKKIFLLSCKTMLALLKKPPKSFEGFVHQHFCTRANFILQACKAYMEGRAIVGYYRDYGSRSSSTIEDSAEFKAQMVKLYPDLKTALTSVITTWALITNDMKIAALVFYKNKNIFKDFLWGIGLSTMICFAVRLLRYYEPGFVANVLDGASKWFMGHWLEGG from the coding sequence ATGAAAGAGTTCAAACAATTTGACATTGTCTCTGACTATTCGGATCATTACTTTGCCTCCTCAAATTTGAGCTTGTTTGGCAAGAAGAAAGACTGCTTCACAAATGCTAATTGTAGCGTCCTCAAGAGGATCATGCAAGAATGGAAAATCCTAGAGAACAATCTGCCAGAAACTATCTATGTTCGAGTCTATGACCAAAGAATGGATTTGCTACGAGCAGTTATTGTTGGGGCTGCTGGAACACCCTATCATGATGGCCTTTTCTTCTTCGACTTTTCGTTTCCTCCTGACTACCCCAATAGCCCTCCAAATGCACATTATCATGCACATGGCATGAGGCTGAATCCAAATCTGTATAGCAATGGAAAAGTCTGTCTGAGCCTCCTCAACACATGGATTGGTGAGAAGGAAGCAAGGTGGAACCCTCGTAGTTCCACAATTCTCCAGGTTCTAGTGTCACTCCAAGGACTTGTTCTTAATAGGAAACCCTTCTACAATGAGCCGGGTCGTCCTATATTTCCTAATGAAAAGCTATCAAGGAGCTATAACAAgaagatttttcttttgtcttgtaAGACAATGTTGGCCTTGTTGAAAAAACCTCCAAAGAGTTTTGAGGGTTTTGTCCATCAACATTTTTGCACTCGTGCAAACTTTATATTACAAGCTTGCAAGGCATATATGGAGGGTCGTGCAATAGTTGGCTACTATCGAGATTATGGATCTCGTTCCTCCTCTACCATTGAAGATTCAGCAGAATTTAAGGCACAAATGGTAAAACTCTATCCGGACCTTAAAACCGCCTTGACTTCAGTGATCACTACATGGGCTTTGATCACTAATGACATGAAGATTGCAGCTCTAGTCTTTTAcaagaacaaaaatattttcaaggatTTTTTGTGGGGAATCGGGCTGAGTACTATGATTTGTTTTGCAGTAAGACTTTTAAGATACTATGAACCAGGTTTCGTAGCAAATGTTCTTGACGGAGCTAGCAAGTGGTTTATGGGACACTGGCTGGAGGGTGGTTGA